One Edaphobacter lichenicola DNA window includes the following coding sequences:
- a CDS encoding YbaB/EbfC family nucleoid-associated protein — MDFSDLGKMKEMMGQAKLMQEQVEKKLAAMVVEASSGGGVVTVRMNGKKEVLRVKIEPTAMGSSASDLELLEDLIAAAVNEAGRRADEAMKSSVAGMMGGLGLPDLPGLS, encoded by the coding sequence ATGGATTTTTCTGATCTGGGCAAGATGAAAGAGATGATGGGGCAGGCGAAGTTGATGCAGGAGCAGGTGGAGAAGAAGCTCGCTGCAATGGTGGTGGAGGCTTCGAGCGGCGGAGGAGTGGTGACGGTGCGGATGAATGGGAAGAAGGAAGTCCTGCGGGTGAAGATTGAGCCGACTGCGATGGGAAGTTCGGCGAGCGATCTGGAGTTGCTGGAGGATCTGATTGCCGCGGCAGTGAATGAGGCCGGGCGGCGGGCAGATGAGGCGATGAAGTCGAGTGTGGCCGGGATGATGGGTGGGCTGGGCCTGCCGGATCTGCCGGGGTTGAGCTAA
- the dnaX gene encoding DNA polymerase III subunit gamma/tau, with amino-acid sequence MAYQVLARKYRPQRFADVAGQDHVTVTLMNALTQGRIAHGYIFSGHRGIGKTTIARILAMALNCRNAIGSAVRPTAEPCEVCESCTEIRAGNAVDVIEIDAATNRGIDEIRELRDAARYRPARDKYKIYILDEAHQITDAAFNALLKTLEEPPDHIVFMMATTQPEDIPQTVRSRCQHFSFHAVKLVDILGELRGIAEREGVDADESALSLLAEAGDGSMRDALSIMDQAIASAPVEDGRPRLDAGQIRELMGTVPNAVFERILEAVDGNRSAEVITVANQLLDAGNSPAQLARQFVRYLRNAVIAKIAGIGVDGAGADGVAGELLQVSADEQRRAGRSAALFSEEELTRFLQVMLRTFDELGYRQEQRFHFELGLLKLVHLRRLLPIEEVLSQFPVGGGSRPGPGVATARTVSTASTPSRSPVSGAATARVLETSATVASARPAFSPFEKDQSRNRFDEKAIAAAPIAIVPVAALVVPIAAPMPVPAAEATPAPVATPAEMVLTDCDSIGAALATEGLAVAALPVVEKPIETAVERPETAGSASSSDMQPTSLHSAEELQRVAVDALSAAKNQATPADALADAEWSVTENEIRVQTELSKTMLPMVINAEAEKLTRAALRDAGAGALKLVLLPGVKSAASAKKPRAAKSGSVQAKALEHPIVQRAQTLFNAEVRNVIDLRDND; translated from the coding sequence TATCTTCAGCGGACATCGCGGCATTGGAAAGACGACGATTGCGCGCATTCTGGCGATGGCGCTGAACTGCCGGAATGCGATTGGGTCGGCGGTGCGGCCTACGGCAGAGCCGTGCGAGGTCTGCGAGAGTTGCACGGAGATCAGAGCGGGCAATGCGGTCGATGTGATTGAGATCGACGCGGCAACCAATCGCGGGATCGATGAGATTCGCGAGCTGCGGGATGCGGCGCGGTATCGGCCGGCTCGGGATAAGTACAAGATTTACATTTTGGATGAGGCTCACCAGATTACGGATGCGGCGTTTAATGCGCTGTTGAAGACGCTGGAGGAGCCGCCGGATCATATCGTCTTTATGATGGCGACGACGCAGCCGGAGGATATTCCGCAGACGGTGCGGTCGCGGTGTCAGCACTTCAGCTTTCATGCGGTGAAGCTGGTGGACATTCTGGGCGAGCTGCGCGGCATTGCAGAGCGGGAGGGCGTGGATGCGGATGAGTCTGCGCTGAGCCTGCTGGCCGAGGCTGGCGATGGGTCGATGCGCGATGCGCTGTCGATTATGGATCAGGCGATAGCGAGCGCGCCGGTGGAAGATGGGCGGCCGCGGCTGGATGCGGGGCAGATTCGGGAGCTGATGGGGACGGTTCCGAATGCGGTCTTTGAGCGGATACTTGAGGCGGTGGATGGAAATCGCAGCGCCGAGGTGATTACGGTTGCGAACCAACTGTTGGATGCGGGAAACTCTCCGGCGCAGTTGGCGCGGCAGTTTGTCAGGTATCTGCGGAATGCTGTGATCGCGAAGATTGCGGGTATCGGCGTGGATGGGGCCGGAGCGGATGGAGTGGCGGGAGAGCTGCTGCAGGTCTCGGCCGATGAACAACGGCGCGCGGGGCGGTCGGCTGCGTTGTTCAGCGAAGAAGAGCTGACGCGATTTTTGCAGGTGATGCTGAGGACGTTCGATGAGCTGGGATACCGGCAGGAGCAGCGGTTTCACTTCGAGCTGGGATTGCTGAAGCTGGTGCATCTGCGGCGGCTGTTGCCGATTGAAGAGGTGTTGAGTCAGTTCCCTGTTGGCGGCGGCTCGCGGCCTGGCCCGGGTGTGGCGACGGCGAGGACGGTGAGCACGGCTTCGACGCCTTCTCGAAGTCCGGTGAGTGGAGCTGCGACGGCGCGAGTGTTGGAGACGAGCGCAACGGTGGCGAGTGCCAGACCGGCGTTTTCTCCGTTTGAAAAAGACCAGAGTAGAAATCGGTTTGACGAGAAGGCGATAGCGGCTGCGCCGATTGCAATTGTGCCTGTTGCTGCTCTCGTTGTGCCGATCGCGGCGCCGATGCCTGTACCTGCGGCAGAAGCGACGCCGGCTCCCGTGGCGACTCCTGCGGAGATGGTGCTGACTGACTGCGATTCGATTGGAGCTGCGCTGGCGACAGAAGGTTTGGCAGTTGCGGCTTTGCCGGTGGTGGAGAAGCCGATTGAGACGGCGGTTGAGAGGCCGGAGACTGCCGGGAGTGCGAGCAGCTCTGATATGCAACCAACTTCGTTACACTCGGCGGAGGAGCTGCAGAGGGTGGCTGTTGATGCTTTGTCGGCCGCTAAGAATCAGGCGACGCCGGCGGATGCTCTGGCGGATGCAGAGTGGTCCGTGACGGAGAACGAGATTCGGGTGCAGACGGAGCTCTCAAAGACGATGCTGCCGATGGTGATCAATGCGGAGGCAGAGAAGCTGACAAGGGCTGCGCTGCGAGATGCGGGCGCTGGAGCGTTGAAGCTGGTGCTGCTGCCGGGCGTGAAGAGCGCAGCCAGTGCAAAAAAGCCGAGGGCGGCGAAGAGCGGAAGCGTCCAGGCAAAGGCCTTGGAGCATCCAATTGTGCAGAGGGCGCAGACGTTGTTCAATGCTGAGGTTCGGAATGTAATCGATCTGCGGGATAACGATTAG